CCACCACCTAATGGCGTTATGAACTTCCCACCATTCCCTAATCAAGCGGGCTTTCCACCTCGAGAAAATAGGAATAAGTAAATTTAGCTAGTTCAAACGAGTAGCTCCGTTTTGATATGTTCTATACATGACGGCGTATCTAGATACTACGTGGTGGTGTCCATATTAGGAATTCTTTTGGATCTCGCATATTTGGATAACCAAATTAAGAAGTTGAATATGTTCGTTTGTACCATTCGTCAACTTCGAATCCGtattgaaaagaatccaagaaactttattCTTGAAGTCTGTGCCATAATCATCGCTGACCAAGTAATAATTATGTAGTTGCTCTGTCACGGCAGCGACAGACCACCCGCTTTTCATAAAAGTATTGACATACTCTGCAATTTCGTCGATATTGCTTTCCGCTATCTTCGCTGCTAATTCATGTATCGTAGAGTTCGGAACTAACCcagaaatttcttcaatttcttgtgGAGTAATCTTTTTAGATCCTTCCAAGCCTTTTCGCTTGTGCGCTGATTGTAATAGTGTGATTGCTCTTCTCATATCGCCgcttgaaatcttcagtATATCATCTAACACACCTTCTTCGTAATCGACGGACTCTTCTTTTGCGATATACTTCAATCGATCGAGAGCGTTCGCAGCATCCAGAGATTTAAATCTAAATTTCGAGCATCTCGAGGCTAGAGGATCGATGATTCTGGTGACGTAATTacaaatcaaacaaaacCTGGTTACCGATGAGTATGTTTCCATCGTTCGACGAAGAGCACTTTGAGCATCGGCAGTCATGGAATCTGCTTCATCCAGTATAATGATCTTATATGGCGGACATGGGTGATTCTCACGATCTTTAGCTGATGGTTTGGAAACTGTCAgtcttgcaaaattcttcactttttcaCGAACAATTGATATACCTCGCTCATCTGAGGCGTTCAACTCTAACACTCTTGTCTTCGTCAATTCCGGACCAAATAATTCCTTAGTTAAAGCCAATATCGTGGAAGTCTTACCTGTCCCTGGAGGTCCATAGAACAACATGTGTGGTAAATTGCTCGAGCCAAGggtcttcttcaacacatTTACTGCATGGTCCTGAGCCGCGACTTCATCCAGCTTCTTTGGTCTATACTTCTCAACCCATGGTTTGGAACTCTCACTCTCACCTTCAGGAGCTACCTTACGCCTCTTATTCGAACCAAATCCTTCAAACATGGCCAGCACTTCttactcttcaattgtATTGCATGGATCAGCAAGCTTTACGTGCATTTTTCACCTTATTAAGTTGAAAATCCgcactttgaagaagctcgATGATCCTCATCGCAGTATGTTGAAGACTCTTAATGTCGTCTGATAATGTGCTAGAGGATGTTTGGGGGTCAGATAATGATTCTCCTCATGAAACCATATCTTATGATCTGAATAAGCTGAGAGATAATCACAATAAGAGAGGCTATTTGGACGGAATTACTCACTCAAGGGAAGCCAACTTGCAAAGTGGATTCGATGAGGGATTTCCCGCGGGAGCTAAGCTAGGAATGGAGGTAGGAAAATTGGTCGGTTTGCTACAGGGGCTTGCTAACAAATACGGCGATCAGGATAAATCGTTACTCGAAGACTTCAATACCATACAAGAAGATCTCCGAATTAATAAGGTGCTCACGAAAACTCATTTCGATGCCAACTTGAATCTGCAAGGAGAGCATTCACTAATTGTAAAATGGAATGCTATAGTCAAGACGTATAGTGAAAAGTATTCAATTCATACAGGTTTATAGATAATTGTTAATTAATCATGCAATATTTACCAGAACGGACACCAGCCGATGTAGTGCTGGCACAGGTTCTCGATCGAGGTTGCTTGTTGTATCAATTTATCCACTTGTTCAGGAACATCGAGCTCCTTGAATCTGCGGAAGTCGTTACCGGTCAACTTGTTAGTGATACGCTTCAGAACAAGCATGGCTCTTGCGTTCCTTATTTCGTTTTTATGCTCTACTTCCATCTTTGCCGCCTCCTCAACAGTGATCGCACCCTTTCTTAACAGCTCGCTAGGATTTGTCAATGGCAGCTGAATGTCTGTTTGTTCAGCAATAGTTTGCGTTGGCAAGTCAAATCCCCAATGAATTAAAGGATCGAAAGCGAAGGCTTCCAGAATGGCCATCAGAGACTCTTTGTTGTCTCTCAGCACTCTCATTACATTTTCACAAGTTATACGGAAACTTCCTTCGATTCCACTAACTTCCATGGCATAAGTGAGCATTCTAGTTAGTCTGAAGGGAACTTTCTCGGGGAACTTCTCTCTCAAAATGGCAGCCTCGAAACAATCACCAAAATCAATGTGGATGACCTTTCCTGTTATTCTATCGAGCATTAAATTACTTGGATGACGGTCACCAAGACCAAGGATATAACCAACCATAGACATAACCGCGAGAGACCGCGTATAAGTAGTTCTACGTTCCAACCAGGACTCAGATGATCTACTCTTCAACCACAGGACTTTGTAAAGATCTTGCCCTCGCGTGTTATCCAGCGCGTAAGTGAAAACTTCCACTTTCTGTAATAATGTCAAATTATCGTAGTCAGGCGCCATTTGCAGCATGACCCAGTGCTCGATGTTCAATGGGATTTTCTTTGCCTCACGATGCTCTCTGATGAGTACATGGAAGGTGTCACTGTTAGGAACCCATCCAAGTAAACCAGATTTTGGTGATAGCGGGATTGCAGGATACTGCTGAATGTCCAGATGTCTTTGGAAACATTCTGAATCATTTTGCAACAAAGTGTTCACCAATCCAAAGAGCTGCATAACCAAACTGTCTTGTCTGATGTCTTCATGTCCCTTTAGCATACACTGATAGTCTTTACCATCACTACCCCTGATGGAGAGCTTTCTAGGTCTCTGCTTGGACGAAATAACGGTGAAAACGGGTTCAAAGTGGGCAATCCTTATGATAGGTTTACCAGCAGCGTATGTCCCAGGAACAGCCAATTCCAGATTGCGAGCAGCGAGAAGCTTAGGTGACACATGCTGCAATTCAAGCGTCTGCAACTGCGGCAGTTGCCTGCTGATTCTTCTGAAGACGTTGTAATATATATCCCAGGCCTGATTCAGATTGCTCACGTCCTTTCTTTTCTTGTAGTTTGTGACCCACTCGTAAGCGTCATTCAgatctcttccaaaagagTTCTGGAATGAAATCTCTCTCAAAGTTTCGGGGCCACGTCTTAGCATTTCATGTAGTGGCTCCAACGTAGCAAACATTTTCTCCGTGTTATGCTCCCCAAAGAATTGTCTACTGGCATCTTCAAGGCCTTCGTACCATTGCTCATGCCATAATACAGCAACACGAATCAGCTCATGGCTTACTAGTTCCGCTTGGTCAACCAATGTGGGGCTATGCATTCTCATCTTTTCGATGATGGATAAAGCCGCTTTCTGTCTTGAAACAGACTCTGATTTGATGGCAACCGTTAGCGGATACACCAAAGCCTGAGGATGAGCTTTACCAAAATCAGAGAGAAGGGACAACAATGACCTGCTGACTACCTTGTCTGGCTGGTGAATACGAGCAATCAATTGGGGTAACACTTCGAGCCAATTATCAATCTTGATTAGGCTGAATCCTTCGTGCATGGCCTGAGCAGCCTCAGGTGTACCACCGAAGGTGAACCACAGTGTCAATAGTCTCAAAGTATCTTGAAGAGAGCTGGCCTCAGAGAGGGatatggagaagaaaaaccCTTTTATAGCTGGTACAACATGTCTCTGGATCAGTTCGGCCGGATAGCTAATTGGCCCGGCGCTGAATGAATCTGAACCCATCAATCCATTCTCTATACTGTAGACACCATTGGTTTTTTCGGTGCCGCCATTCATCTCCTCTTTCGAACCTGATGTGATCATAGAGATCACTTCAAAGTTCGCCAAAGCCCAGTTATGCCATGCTTTGTACCATTTGTCATCGAAATGAGTGGCTAGCAAATAAGAGCCCAGGATAGCGTCGGGATTCTCAGCTCTCCAGTTTTGTTGAAGTGAGACTCTCCATTCTCCCTGCTTCAAAAAGCATCTTGCAAGCAGTTTCGTATAGTCTTCAACGTGATGAGGGGCGATAGAACTGTTTTGTGGTACGCTCTGAGCTATCATGTTACTTGGGTCTAGACCCAAATCATGAGCCATCCTCGAAGTAAATCCAATCAAATGACGTAGGGCGTCTTTCTGGGATCCAGTGGCCCACAGGTATTTTAGCTGTGCATAGACGACTGGAGGGGGGGCGCGAGCCGTGTTAGGGTGATCGGGATCGCCACCTTCTTCCAGCAATGAATTTAGTGCTTTCTGCGCCAAACCCATTCTTCCCGATTTTCGGCAGAGGTTTGCAAACTTGATCCAAATTTGCATATCTTGTTTTGGTTTGACAACAAGCGATCTGACCCTTAAAACTCTCTGCCATACATCAACATTTTTCTGACATCCCAAAAGCCTCTTGTTCCATGTACTTCTGATGAGCATACGACTCTCTGAACCTTGGGGTAGTCTCTTGTACTTTATGATCTCTTCTAGTTCGGCCACGATTTGCGTCCTCACGACAACGCTGTAGGCTCTATTATAACTCTCGTTAATCAAAGCCGAGATTTCAGTGACCAATAAGTCACGGGCATTGAAAATGTGcttttcagcttcatcaaagCTATTGCGATGCAAACATAGCACAGCGTCaaaaaactctttgtctGGCGATTGAGACTTCATTGCATCAATGTATTGTTCGATCTTATCCCATTGGCCCAACCCCCATGCTGCACCAGCTGCTAGAGGTGCCATTGCAATGCGAAAATCTGGCTTCGAGACGCTCCATTTGTCTAAAGCCAGCTCTGACAGCTGTTCCCATTCACCCAGAGCGTGAAGAGATCTCATCTTACCCATCGTGACTTCAAAAGAGTCCTCTCCAGCACTTGCTCTTTGGTTGTACGCATTTAGGGCATCTTCCCATCGTTGCAACTTCTCATACCatgtttctttcaactgCAAGTCGTGATGTTGTTGAGCATGCTTCAATATTCCGATAGCAGCATCTGTCTGATGTAGCTGATTGTTGATACTAATCAAAGATTCAATTGTTGATGTGGTTGGTTCTTGTATGAATTCAACTTCTTTGTAATGCAGAGCTTTCGCGTAAGCGTGACATCTTTGAGCATACTGTCCCAATGTCTGAATAGGTATAGGCAGTGGTTTATCATCATGTTCCATAAATTCAACTAAGTTCAACAGGGTTTGATGAATCTCTGGAGGGTTTTGAGGAGACGAAAGAGCTACgcaaagagattgaacTAGGTCTTCTTGATACTGGGTGTAGAGTTCCGTCCAGGaa
Above is a window of Torulaspora delbrueckii CBS 1146 chromosome 6, complete genome DNA encoding:
- the RFC2 gene encoding replication factor C subunit 2 (similar to Saccharomyces cerevisiae RFC2 (YJR068W); ancestral locus Anc_1.517), giving the protein MFEGFGSNKRRKVAPEGESESSKPWVEKYRPKKLDEVAAQDHAVNVLKKTLGSSNLPHMLFYGPPGTGKTSTILALTKELFGPELTKTRVLELNASDERGISIVREKVKNFARLTVSKPSAKDRENHPCPPYKIIILDEADSMTADAQSALRRTMETYSSVTRFCLICNYVTRIIDPLASRCSKFRFKSLDAANALDRLKYIAKEESVDYEEGVLDDILKISSGDMRRAITLLQSAHKRKGLEGSKKITPQEIEEISGLVPNSTIHELAAKIAESNIDEIAEYVNTFMKSGWSVAAVTEQLHNYYLVSDDYGTDFKNKVSWILFNTDSKLTNGTNEHIQLLNLVIQICEIQKNS
- the YAE1 gene encoding Yae1p (similar to Saccharomyces cerevisiae YAE1 (YJR067C); ancestral locus Anc_1.516); the encoded protein is MSSDNVLEDVWGSDNDSPHETISYDLNKLRDNHNKRGYLDGITHSREANLQSGFDEGFPAGAKLGMEVGKLVGLLQGLANKYGDQDKSLLEDFNTIQEDLRINKVLTKTHFDANLNLQGEHSLIVKWNAIVKTYSEKYSIHTGL